The Streptomyces seoulensis genome contains a region encoding:
- the mobC gene encoding plasmid mobilization relaxosome protein MobC: MHDLQHELTTPQKEMTTGLNSGARYPAGPSKGRSYGEASALGVAEAGGHQGVPEEEQTAIAETVAAVPFPRAAEEAALHRVARRRKPDPNGQRKNRVDARYSAEEKAAILAKARSLNISGAHYVAVVTLAHVHGDLTVPGQRTQLDDYIDEINALRREAGQAGNNINQIAKKLNSGGHPQPVDTALLTQATQTWTAIGTAVEQIAQAANQAVRHKAA, encoded by the coding sequence ATGCACGACCTGCAACACGAACTCACCACCCCCCAGAAGGAGATGACCACCGGCCTGAACAGCGGAGCAAGGTATCCCGCTGGACCGTCCAAGGGCCGGTCCTACGGGGAAGCCTCCGCCCTAGGGGTGGCGGAGGCAGGCGGGCACCAGGGGGTGCCCGAGGAGGAACAGACCGCCATCGCCGAGACCGTCGCTGCTGTGCCGTTTCCGCGTGCCGCCGAAGAAGCCGCCCTGCACCGCGTCGCCCGCCGTCGCAAGCCTGACCCGAACGGCCAGCGCAAGAACCGTGTCGATGCCCGCTATAGCGCCGAGGAGAAGGCCGCCATCCTCGCCAAGGCCAGGTCGCTGAACATCAGCGGCGCCCACTACGTCGCCGTCGTCACCCTCGCTCACGTCCACGGAGACCTCACGGTGCCCGGCCAGCGCACCCAACTCGACGACTACATAGACGAGATCAACGCCCTGCGCCGCGAGGCAGGCCAGGCCGGCAACAACATCAACCAGATCGCCAAGAAGCTCAACAGCGGCGGCCATCCACAACCCGTGGACACCGCCCTGCTCACTCAGGCCACACAGACCTGGACCGCCATCGGCACTGCCGTCGAGCAGATCGCGCAGGCTGCCAACCAGGCTGTGCGCCACAAGGCGGCCTGA
- a CDS encoding DUF3631 domain-containing protein, producing MTDAQPNTPSLPDGSGTPWPPVAVPGQPSGAGAPLTEEDPDDTALPTPLSQGAQILDDLRAQLKRYVAMPSEEAVTAVALWVAATHLQRAWQHAPRLAIVAPEKRCGKSRLLDVVTETVHNRLITVNASAAAIFRSIDGEDPPTLLVDEADTMFSSTKAAEKNEEVRGLINAGHQRGRPTLRVSGPEHQVQEFPTFAMAALAGIGDLPDTIMDRAVVIRMRRRAAGEKVASFRTGRDTPALNAIRDRLRAWLQPLYELAMEMEPPMPVEDRAADTWEPLIIVADLAGGDWPALARTACRTMTDYEAGQDEEGGLRTRLLTGIRRAFAAVGDPAVLSTKHLLESLNADREAPWAEYGANGLTPRGLQLLLKPYGIGSANRRFPDGTQAKGFARNQFLDTWARYCPEPKATDAPASSADGPAPGTAA from the coding sequence ATGACCGATGCCCAGCCGAATACGCCATCCCTTCCCGACGGCTCCGGTACGCCGTGGCCCCCAGTCGCCGTCCCTGGCCAGCCGTCCGGCGCTGGCGCGCCTCTAACAGAAGAGGACCCCGACGACACCGCCTTGCCTACGCCGCTGTCTCAGGGGGCGCAGATCCTGGACGACCTTCGGGCACAGCTGAAGCGGTACGTGGCGATGCCGAGCGAGGAGGCCGTCACAGCGGTGGCCTTGTGGGTCGCGGCGACGCATCTGCAGCGTGCGTGGCAGCACGCGCCGCGCCTGGCGATCGTCGCGCCGGAGAAGCGGTGCGGTAAGTCCCGCCTGCTGGACGTAGTGACCGAGACAGTGCACAACCGGCTGATCACGGTCAACGCCAGCGCGGCGGCGATCTTCCGGTCGATCGACGGGGAGGACCCGCCGACACTGCTGGTCGACGAGGCCGACACCATGTTCAGCTCCACCAAGGCCGCAGAGAAGAACGAGGAGGTCCGCGGACTCATCAACGCCGGACACCAGCGTGGCCGGCCGACGCTGCGAGTGTCCGGGCCGGAGCACCAGGTGCAGGAGTTCCCCACCTTCGCCATGGCAGCACTGGCTGGGATCGGCGACCTGCCGGACACGATCATGGACCGTGCGGTGGTCATCCGAATGCGCCGCCGAGCAGCGGGCGAGAAGGTGGCGTCCTTCCGCACTGGCCGGGACACACCCGCCCTGAACGCGATCCGCGATCGCCTCCGCGCGTGGCTCCAGCCCCTCTATGAGCTGGCCATGGAGATGGAGCCACCGATGCCGGTCGAGGACCGCGCGGCGGACACCTGGGAGCCGCTGATCATCGTCGCCGATCTCGCCGGTGGCGACTGGCCCGCGCTCGCTCGTACCGCTTGCCGCACCATGACCGACTACGAGGCCGGCCAGGACGAGGAGGGCGGCCTGCGCACCCGCCTCCTGACCGGCATCCGCCGCGCCTTCGCCGCCGTCGGCGACCCTGCCGTGCTGAGCACGAAGCACCTGCTGGAATCCCTGAACGCAGACAGGGAAGCACCGTGGGCGGAGTACGGCGCAAACGGCCTGACCCCGCGCGGCCTGCAACTGCTGCTCAAGCCGTACGGCATCGGCTCGGCCAACCGCCGCTTTCCCGACGGCACTCAGGCCAAGGGCTTCGCGCGCAACCAATTCCTCGACACCTGGGCGCGCTACTGCCCCGAGCCGAAGGCGACAGACGCGCCCGCCTCTTCAGCCGACGGACCGGCGCCCGGCACCGCAGCCTGA
- a CDS encoding DUF2637 domain-containing protein — protein sequence MLARITALLSRTDSHQHRPAADPGSGRRAGARATLVLGLIAVVLMAFRVSWNALSDVARAIGADPTAALLYPIVVDGLMALALIATLVLTGSDREFALRVLATYTIASLLLNYVHGLIPTLRTESTRLGRLTSWEPANWALVLLATSLPVGSIYFGSDLVAKVLHHKHEAADSAQSVSRQREESAGQRAREQAAPSVTDRAESVPEEPSESISTKVDEAHMTGSTGADESALTARPPRSTTMAKSTKAAPHETTGPRLTNAESTTDRHRTDAEVLAEGRRLTADWSDDLLTAKRLRSELRIAQTRARTVRDQLRAERASRPEPGTDDGFKGKPLDIHDDATIQQQREPAAVLSSTA from the coding sequence TTGCTTGCACGCATCACCGCCCTGCTCAGCCGAACTGATTCGCATCAGCATCGCCCCGCTGCCGATCCTGGAAGTGGCCGCCGGGCGGGCGCACGCGCCACCCTCGTTCTCGGCCTGATTGCCGTCGTCCTCATGGCCTTCCGGGTCTCGTGGAACGCGCTGTCCGACGTAGCCCGCGCCATCGGCGCCGATCCCACCGCCGCCCTGCTCTACCCGATCGTGGTCGACGGGCTCATGGCCCTCGCACTCATCGCCACGCTTGTGCTGACCGGCTCCGACCGGGAGTTCGCGCTACGGGTACTGGCGACCTACACGATCGCCAGCCTCCTGCTGAACTACGTCCACGGGCTCATACCGACCCTGCGCACCGAGTCGACCCGGCTGGGTCGACTCACCAGCTGGGAGCCTGCGAACTGGGCCCTCGTACTGCTGGCCACGTCACTCCCAGTCGGGTCGATCTACTTCGGCTCGGACCTCGTGGCAAAGGTGCTGCACCACAAGCACGAGGCGGCCGACTCGGCCCAGTCGGTCAGCCGGCAACGAGAAGAATCCGCTGGCCAGCGCGCCAGGGAGCAGGCCGCACCGTCGGTGACCGACCGAGCCGAATCGGTTCCCGAGGAGCCGTCCGAGTCGATTTCCACGAAGGTCGACGAGGCACACATGACGGGATCGACCGGAGCCGACGAGTCGGCCCTCACTGCCCGACCGCCCCGGTCGACCACCATGGCGAAGTCGACCAAAGCCGCCCCGCACGAGACGACCGGTCCGCGTCTCACCAACGCCGAGTCGACCACCGACCGCCACCGCACCGACGCCGAAGTGCTCGCTGAAGGCCGCCGCCTGACCGCCGACTGGAGCGACGACCTGTTGACCGCCAAGCGACTGCGCAGCGAACTGCGGATCGCCCAGACGCGCGCCCGCACCGTGCGCGACCAACTGAGGGCCGAGCGCGCCAGTCGGCCCGAGCCGGGCACGGACGACGGGTTCAAGGGCAAGCCTCTCGACATCCACGACGACGCCACCATTCAGCAGCAGAGGGAACCCGCTGCAGTCCTCTCCAGCACCGCCTGA
- a CDS encoding helix-turn-helix domain-containing protein codes for MAEEEPPEGVLLSGEANVATRIRVEREARGWSTNALSDRLNEAGFEMNPSAVWRIENGKRRINLDDAIGFAEVFGIDLRNLVGPPQLAAKARAMELIDEVVDAFRATQRANMAFTEARDALDAYLTEHPDIREEADLMVQSAIAEEASKTMLKMHGPPPGGRDGHSTGEA; via the coding sequence GTGGCGGAGGAAGAACCGCCCGAGGGGGTCCTGCTCAGCGGCGAGGCGAACGTTGCCACTCGCATCAGGGTGGAGCGTGAGGCGCGCGGCTGGAGCACCAACGCCCTGTCGGACCGGCTCAACGAGGCTGGCTTTGAGATGAACCCGTCCGCAGTCTGGCGGATCGAAAACGGCAAGCGCCGCATCAACCTCGACGACGCCATCGGCTTCGCCGAAGTCTTCGGCATCGACCTGCGCAACCTCGTCGGGCCACCGCAGCTGGCTGCCAAGGCCCGCGCCATGGAACTCATCGACGAGGTCGTGGACGCGTTCCGCGCCACCCAGAGAGCCAACATGGCCTTCACCGAGGCGCGCGACGCGCTCGACGCCTATTTGACCGAGCACCCCGATATCCGCGAGGAAGCCGACCTCATGGTCCAGAGCGCCATCGCGGAGGAGGCCAGCAAGACCATGCTGAAGATGCATGGCCCTCCGCCCGGTGGCCGTGACGGTCACTCCACCGGCGAGGCATAG
- a CDS encoding helix-turn-helix domain-containing protein: MRQPAITPASAPTSPAEAGLTRLYVPEEVAAVLGCSAWWVKDRARRRLIPFTRVGRAYRFSDEHLAEIIRMHEERPAVNAQRTGGAPAPTRKPPARHRPDVAVPTVRLQARPPRRMTKSQYEAAA, encoded by the coding sequence TTGCGCCAACCCGCGATAACCCCTGCCTCGGCACCGACTTCGCCCGCCGAGGCCGGCCTGACGCGTCTCTACGTCCCCGAGGAAGTCGCAGCCGTCCTCGGCTGCTCCGCCTGGTGGGTCAAGGACCGTGCCCGCCGCCGGCTCATCCCGTTCACCCGCGTCGGCCGTGCTTACCGCTTCTCGGACGAGCACCTCGCGGAGATCATCCGCATGCACGAAGAGCGCCCGGCCGTGAATGCGCAGCGCACCGGCGGCGCTCCTGCGCCGACGCGCAAGCCTCCCGCTCGGCACCGGCCCGATGTGGCTGTACCCACCGTCCGGCTCCAGGCCCGGCCACCGCGACGGATGACCAAGTCCCAGTACGAAGCAGCTGCTTAA
- a CDS encoding NACHT domain-containing protein, with the protein MDLTDLERLPGAADQNFEALTRAIVSRRYGALGTMRERRNQPGVEFYLHVDHAGALGDPGRVWGWSCKWFILNSRNELSAGQRAQIEDSLSKAIEHVVGLTDFVLCLPERPAKGDEEWINGLGQQGISVKLWSTENYDDQLAGHDELRSTFFGELALTAEVLAQAHKRSVAPIEARWTPRLHTSHHVEHRIERALLRPASFEWLQQRTDDIAARIQALRAAIDVLENTFHQDTVEIADDLDRFVDDLREVLDAGTSLRPWEVRERLAKQRPPATSPRTLRRLVLKLRQRRLPEALLVTGLGAEIRDIIQWLHDTRADTEAPLLAVIAAAGQGKTHLAAQMTSPNDRSTAGVFIQGGNLRAGGTIDDLARKIPGLKVDYFEDLLEALNSAGNRAGCRIPLIIDGLNEAERPSEWRALLAALAPALGAYPHVAVIVTLREALADQALPKDTVHLELEWQRAEVNDILRVYFRHYLINPADAWLPMGEFHNPLFVRMYCEAANHDRRVPVGVEALPQSLIGVFELYRKGVVERLAQDPARIPVPADQIQRRLTALARHLWTHNVRRLPFDEARRILDADQPNWDESLLRRLVEEGVIFREEIKGSDDTECGFVFDRLAGYLIADSILVRIPPADVNEQLAEATLWQSLLGDQAHPLGEDILVGLISLLPRRFTRHHLWRAAPDEHRSLVLAQELTTESEFLDDETVDALATALVTAHPSKRKGRPAIGRLWEIRRSAAHRLNAVFLDRVLRQLPLPERDLRWTEWARGQAPGRLTTDLERAIDRWSGSSNRADSDDLDALAIAWLLTSTDTNLRDLATKALQRYGRPEPKRLFDLATRLLDIDDPYVIERVVAAAFGAISAHQMPDPDGPLEGALRDWLVRLRDRFLDGGTTPTSHEQLRGHIRAFYEFAGSLHPAAVPEGVDAFAPRFAAVAPAELMEDDDPNAEECARTFGMDFENYIIGAAINGRDNYDFTHSDYRRARAEVMARVWALGWREKEFGSVDQSIAANAERPYSAKRRVERYGKKYGWVAYHEMVGRLVDVGRAPAPFGDAERLMPDIDPTFPDRPPVAPMSLPLWAPMEPTDDQTWLPSGTVAVSDHLWSPEEIHGVSGGWLLVEGYLDHRRDGRTVFGFFRTLLLNPEDVEPARQLASERQYPGNHFFPPLPMVRDVLAAEMPWSPRFELTFDEDAQGAFPHRALRDDWQDDGIGFGQVAVDFSPDSTSEIGLGGGYDVPSFEFAAKFGLRQLPGTVDLVGLDGQRASAVFRADKPWRGHLLFLRRDLVEGFAGDRRIMQVAWGEREVAADWHSVPSWMRAVHRSYAHVWRHIRMPGVGQRNAEN; encoded by the coding sequence GTGGATCTGACTGATCTGGAACGTCTGCCCGGCGCCGCCGACCAGAACTTCGAAGCGCTCACACGGGCCATCGTCTCCCGCCGCTACGGTGCGCTGGGCACGATGCGGGAACGCCGCAACCAGCCCGGCGTCGAGTTCTACCTGCACGTCGACCACGCCGGTGCTCTCGGCGACCCAGGCCGCGTCTGGGGTTGGTCGTGCAAGTGGTTCATCCTCAACAGCAGGAACGAGCTCAGCGCAGGCCAGCGCGCACAGATCGAGGACTCGCTCTCCAAAGCTATCGAGCACGTCGTAGGGCTAACCGACTTTGTGCTCTGCCTTCCAGAGCGGCCCGCCAAAGGGGACGAGGAGTGGATCAACGGACTCGGTCAGCAGGGGATCAGCGTCAAACTCTGGTCCACCGAGAACTACGACGACCAACTCGCGGGACACGACGAGCTCCGTTCCACCTTCTTCGGTGAACTCGCCCTAACCGCAGAGGTACTGGCGCAAGCCCACAAGCGATCTGTTGCACCCATCGAGGCGCGGTGGACGCCACGGCTGCACACTTCCCACCACGTGGAACATCGCATCGAACGGGCCTTGCTGCGCCCGGCGTCGTTCGAGTGGCTGCAGCAGCGCACCGACGACATCGCTGCTCGGATCCAGGCACTGCGCGCAGCCATCGACGTCCTCGAAAACACCTTCCACCAAGACACCGTAGAGATTGCCGACGACCTGGACCGATTCGTCGACGACCTGCGGGAGGTCCTTGACGCCGGAACGAGCCTCCGGCCCTGGGAAGTCCGCGAGCGCCTCGCCAAACAGCGGCCACCCGCAACCTCTCCCCGAACACTGCGACGCCTGGTGCTCAAACTGAGGCAGCGTCGCCTGCCCGAGGCACTGCTGGTTACCGGTCTCGGCGCGGAGATCCGCGACATCATCCAGTGGCTGCACGACACACGGGCGGACACCGAAGCCCCCCTGCTCGCCGTCATCGCCGCCGCAGGGCAGGGCAAGACGCACCTTGCCGCGCAGATGACCTCACCGAACGACCGATCCACGGCAGGAGTCTTCATCCAGGGCGGAAACCTGCGCGCCGGCGGGACCATCGACGACCTCGCGCGAAAGATCCCCGGACTTAAGGTCGACTACTTCGAGGACCTGCTGGAAGCTCTCAACTCAGCCGGTAACCGCGCAGGCTGCCGGATTCCGTTGATCATCGACGGCCTGAACGAGGCCGAACGGCCCTCGGAGTGGAGGGCACTGCTCGCCGCATTGGCACCTGCCCTGGGCGCCTACCCTCACGTGGCGGTGATCGTCACCCTCCGCGAGGCGCTCGCCGACCAGGCCCTCCCGAAGGACACGGTGCACCTGGAACTGGAGTGGCAGCGCGCGGAAGTTAACGACATCCTCCGCGTCTACTTCCGTCACTACCTGATCAACCCGGCCGACGCCTGGCTACCGATGGGAGAGTTCCACAACCCGCTCTTCGTCCGCATGTACTGCGAGGCCGCAAACCACGACCGCCGAGTGCCGGTGGGCGTGGAGGCGCTGCCTCAGTCTCTCATCGGCGTCTTCGAGTTGTACCGCAAGGGCGTGGTCGAGCGGCTGGCCCAGGATCCGGCTCGCATCCCGGTGCCGGCCGATCAGATCCAGCGCCGCCTCACAGCTCTGGCGAGACACCTGTGGACGCACAACGTTCGTCGACTTCCGTTCGACGAAGCGCGAAGAATCCTCGACGCTGACCAGCCGAACTGGGACGAGAGCCTGCTCAGGCGCCTGGTAGAGGAGGGAGTGATCTTCCGCGAGGAGATCAAGGGTTCCGACGACACTGAGTGCGGCTTCGTTTTTGACCGCCTCGCTGGATACTTGATCGCTGACTCGATTCTGGTGCGCATTCCCCCCGCGGACGTCAACGAGCAGCTCGCGGAGGCGACTCTCTGGCAATCCCTCCTGGGCGACCAAGCGCACCCACTCGGCGAAGACATCCTCGTCGGTCTCATCTCACTGCTGCCACGCCGCTTTACGCGGCACCACCTGTGGCGCGCCGCGCCGGATGAGCACCGTTCGTTGGTGCTCGCCCAGGAACTCACCACCGAGTCTGAATTCCTCGACGACGAGACCGTCGATGCGCTCGCAACCGCGCTCGTTACCGCGCATCCCAGCAAGAGAAAGGGACGACCAGCGATCGGCCGTCTGTGGGAGATCCGCAGGTCCGCCGCGCACCGCCTGAATGCCGTATTCCTCGACCGCGTCCTGCGCCAGCTGCCCCTTCCGGAACGTGACCTGCGCTGGACCGAATGGGCTCGTGGCCAGGCTCCAGGCCGACTGACGACAGACCTGGAACGAGCGATCGACAGGTGGTCCGGAAGCAGCAATCGCGCCGACAGCGACGATCTGGACGCGCTGGCCATCGCCTGGCTACTGACTTCCACGGACACGAACTTGCGGGACCTGGCGACGAAAGCCCTGCAGCGCTACGGCCGACCAGAACCGAAGCGGCTGTTCGACCTAGCCACCCGGCTGCTCGATATCGATGACCCCTACGTCATCGAACGGGTGGTCGCCGCAGCGTTCGGCGCCATCAGCGCCCACCAGATGCCCGATCCCGACGGACCGCTCGAAGGCGCACTGCGGGACTGGCTAGTGCGACTGCGCGACCGCTTCCTCGACGGCGGGACCACACCCACCTCACACGAGCAACTGCGCGGCCACATACGGGCCTTCTATGAATTCGCCGGTTCCCTCCACCCTGCCGCCGTTCCGGAGGGGGTCGACGCCTTCGCGCCAAGGTTCGCTGCCGTGGCGCCCGCCGAGCTGATGGAGGACGACGACCCCAACGCCGAGGAGTGCGCCCGCACCTTCGGCATGGACTTCGAGAACTACATCATCGGGGCCGCCATCAACGGCAGGGACAACTACGACTTCACCCACTCTGACTACCGCAGGGCCCGCGCCGAGGTTATGGCCCGCGTCTGGGCACTGGGCTGGCGCGAGAAGGAATTCGGCAGCGTTGACCAGTCCATTGCCGCGAACGCCGAGCGGCCTTACAGCGCCAAACGGAGGGTGGAGCGGTACGGCAAGAAGTACGGCTGGGTCGCCTACCACGAGATGGTTGGCCGGCTCGTGGATGTCGGCCGCGCACCGGCCCCCTTCGGGGACGCAGAACGCTTGATGCCCGACATCGACCCGACCTTCCCCGACAGGCCCCCGGTAGCGCCCATGTCCCTTCCGCTGTGGGCGCCTATGGAGCCCACCGACGACCAGACCTGGCTCCCCTCGGGGACAGTGGCTGTCTCAGACCATCTGTGGTCACCTGAGGAGATCCACGGAGTGTCCGGCGGCTGGCTTCTGGTCGAGGGATACCTGGACCACCGCCGCGACGGGCGGACGGTGTTCGGGTTCTTTCGCACCCTTCTACTGAATCCGGAGGATGTGGAACCCGCTCGGCAGCTCGCCAGCGAGCGCCAGTATCCGGGAAACCATTTCTTCCCTCCGCTGCCGATGGTCCGCGACGTACTGGCCGCTGAGATGCCTTGGAGCCCCCGATTCGAGCTGACGTTCGACGAAGATGCCCAGGGTGCTTTCCCGCACCGGGCGCTGCGTGACGACTGGCAGGACGACGGCATCGGGTTCGGCCAGGTCGCCGTGGACTTCTCCCCCGATAGCACTTCGGAGATCGGGCTCGGCGGAGGCTACGACGTGCCGTCGTTCGAGTTCGCTGCCAAGTTCGGCCTGCGCCAACTGCCCGGCACAGTCGACCTCGTGGGCCTGGATGGCCAGCGCGCCTCCGCAGTCTTCCGCGCGGACAAGCCCTGGCGCGGCCACCTGCTCTTCCTGCGCCGTGATCTTGTCGAGGGCTTCGCCGGTGATCGCCGAATCATGCAGGTGGCCTGGGGTGAGCGGGAGGTGGCCGCCGACTGGCACTCTGTTCCTTCCTGGATGCGCGCGGTGCACCGCAGCTACGCGCATGTGTGGCGCCACATCCGAATGCCGGGGGTGGGTCAGCGCAATGCGGAAAACTAA
- a CDS encoding LacI family DNA-binding transcriptional regulator produces MGYAEKRSGYWRGRYKIEDGKYGTVADSTGAVVKFATKREAKQAADAEEVAVRRGQWRDPGLGQETFGEYASRWYASQDLAASTMQNYKRHIEEHLLPDFEDKALASILRTDVELWEKKERAAYAASSVKTWRSTLHLIFEDAIDEGLLTSNPAARRRGRGKRAGRSRDRGPEKVVTDALGILLTAERAALLSGRDDEFVATVLKGYTGMRWGEIVGLETEFIRPGAFRVEWQLYELDTGELVRCPPKDDSYRYIDSTDWLSALVFNHIARTKPTPCPCHGRTYLFRGQGAARTGGHQGAKLVDVARRAEVSTGTVSNVLNHPDRVREDTRVRVELTIAELGFVRGGASSEHAAHWRRNGFATWLFTPAASGWYPKKAPQEARPVPILGEPWPGVPARGRGAAARADTCWLPIAKGLTPHGLRHTHRTMMEDLGTEKVLMDERMGHIDGSVSARYAHVTPGMRRRLMLGLTQQWEAALDARLAMSPASPVRVLNDLLRACAAVLR; encoded by the coding sequence GTGGGGTACGCAGAGAAGCGCAGTGGCTACTGGCGTGGCCGTTACAAGATCGAGGACGGCAAGTACGGCACCGTCGCCGATTCCACGGGCGCCGTGGTCAAGTTCGCCACCAAGCGCGAGGCCAAGCAGGCCGCAGACGCCGAAGAGGTGGCCGTTCGTCGTGGCCAGTGGCGCGATCCGGGCCTCGGCCAGGAAACCTTCGGCGAGTACGCGAGCCGCTGGTACGCCTCCCAGGACCTGGCTGCCTCGACCATGCAGAACTACAAGCGCCACATCGAGGAGCACCTGCTCCCTGACTTCGAGGACAAGGCGCTCGCCAGCATCCTGCGCACGGACGTCGAGCTGTGGGAGAAGAAGGAGCGCGCGGCCTACGCGGCATCGAGCGTCAAGACCTGGCGCTCCACGCTCCACCTGATCTTCGAGGACGCGATCGACGAGGGCCTGCTCACGTCCAACCCGGCCGCCCGGCGGCGCGGACGAGGCAAGCGCGCCGGTCGCTCTCGCGACCGCGGCCCGGAGAAGGTCGTCACCGACGCGCTCGGCATCCTGCTCACTGCCGAGCGGGCGGCCCTGCTCTCCGGCCGCGACGACGAGTTCGTCGCCACGGTCCTCAAGGGCTACACCGGCATGCGCTGGGGCGAAATCGTCGGCCTGGAAACGGAGTTCATCCGGCCTGGCGCGTTCCGCGTCGAGTGGCAGCTCTACGAGCTGGACACCGGAGAGCTGGTCCGCTGCCCGCCCAAGGACGACAGCTACCGCTACATCGACTCGACGGACTGGCTGTCCGCCCTGGTCTTCAACCACATCGCCCGTACGAAGCCGACGCCCTGCCCCTGCCACGGAAGGACGTACCTCTTCCGAGGCCAAGGCGCGGCGCGCACAGGAGGCCACCAGGGCGCCAAGCTCGTCGACGTCGCCCGCCGTGCCGAAGTCTCCACGGGCACGGTCTCGAACGTCCTCAACCACCCCGACCGCGTACGCGAAGACACGCGCGTACGCGTCGAACTCACCATCGCAGAGCTCGGGTTCGTACGCGGTGGCGCGAGTTCGGAGCACGCAGCTCACTGGCGCCGAAACGGCTTTGCCACATGGCTGTTCACCCCGGCAGCCTCAGGCTGGTACCCCAAGAAGGCTCCGCAGGAGGCTCGCCCGGTGCCGATTCTGGGTGAACCGTGGCCCGGCGTCCCGGCCCGAGGTCGGGGCGCTGCTGCTCGGGCGGACACCTGCTGGCTCCCGATTGCCAAGGGCCTCACACCCCACGGCCTGCGCCACACCCACCGCACGATGATGGAGGACCTCGGCACGGAGAAGGTCCTCATGGACGAACGCATGGGCCACATCGACGGCTCGGTCTCCGCGCGTTACGCCCATGTCACGCCCGGCATGCGCCGACGCCTCATGCTCGGCTTGACCCAACAGTGGGAGGCGGCACTCGATGCTCGGCTGGCCATGTCGCCTGCCTCGCCAGTGCGCGTGCTCAACGACCTTCTGCGCGCATGCGCAGCCGTCCTCCGATAG
- a CDS encoding DUF6375 family protein produces MRIWNGYGSEHSMDLVLIGRFQTVTGAKAAEERMEALKALAEDAWSDDDWQSPGERMPRELGEALAEMKLYDMGRYDVDVFALDHNVTRTGETVRIWTDESDVQGFLKALLHHGAKVEIFSRHEWDEDTITRSDASTRSGSGSD; encoded by the coding sequence ATGAGGATCTGGAACGGCTACGGCTCGGAGCACTCGATGGACCTGGTCTTGATCGGCCGATTTCAGACGGTCACCGGTGCCAAGGCAGCGGAGGAGCGTATGGAGGCTCTGAAGGCTCTTGCCGAGGACGCGTGGTCCGATGACGACTGGCAGAGCCCTGGCGAGCGCATGCCTCGCGAACTCGGCGAAGCACTCGCCGAAATGAAGTTGTACGACATGGGGAGGTACGACGTCGACGTCTTCGCCCTTGACCACAACGTCACCCGCACCGGAGAGACGGTCCGGATCTGGACCGACGAGTCCGACGTCCAGGGATTCCTGAAGGCACTTCTCCACCACGGCGCGAAAGTCGAGATCTTCTCCCGTCACGAATGGGACGAGGACACGATCACTCGGTCGGATGCAAGCACTCGGAGCGGCAGTGGATCTGACTGA
- a CDS encoding radical SAM protein, which yields MLSVTCKIRLSAAGVHLFDRASGMNVLLDEVPVSAEQFSRAPRYLSVALTNACELRCAYCYAPKHAAALGRERVVAWAVELDAAGCLGVGFGGGEPTAYRGFAQLCSDIARSTSMAVTFTTHGHRLTPELVDSLRGVVHFVRLSVDGVGATYERLRGRPFAAVVQAAGLLGSLAPFGINAVINADTVGELDDLAEFADKVGASELLLLPEQPTAATPGICEADAQRLAEWAATARAGVRLAISRTGLEAALPTAEAVPGERPLDAHMHVDATGILRPHAYAPTGLSVGSSIMEAVQALREAR from the coding sequence ATGCTGTCGGTGACGTGCAAGATTCGCCTGTCCGCAGCTGGTGTTCACCTGTTCGACCGTGCCTCGGGGATGAACGTGCTGCTCGACGAGGTGCCTGTTTCCGCTGAGCAGTTCTCCCGTGCTCCGCGGTACCTGTCCGTCGCGCTGACCAACGCCTGCGAACTCCGCTGCGCCTACTGCTATGCGCCCAAGCACGCCGCCGCGCTCGGCAGGGAGCGTGTAGTCGCGTGGGCGGTCGAACTCGATGCTGCCGGGTGCCTCGGGGTCGGCTTCGGGGGAGGGGAACCGACCGCGTACCGAGGGTTCGCCCAGCTGTGTTCGGACATAGCCCGGTCCACGTCTATGGCGGTGACCTTCACGACGCATGGGCACCGGCTCACGCCCGAACTCGTCGATTCCCTGCGTGGGGTCGTGCACTTCGTCCGCCTGTCAGTCGACGGGGTCGGAGCCACCTACGAGCGGCTCCGCGGCCGACCGTTCGCGGCTGTCGTCCAGGCAGCCGGGTTGCTCGGCTCCCTCGCTCCATTCGGCATCAACGCCGTCATTAATGCCGACACGGTCGGCGAACTAGATGACCTCGCTGAGTTCGCCGACAAGGTCGGCGCGTCCGAACTTCTGCTTCTGCCGGAGCAGCCAACTGCGGCAACTCCCGGCATATGCGAAGCCGACGCTCAGCGCCTCGCGGAATGGGCCGCGACCGCCAGGGCCGGGGTTCGGCTCGCGATCTCCCGTACTGGCCTCGAAGCTGCGCTGCCCACCGCGGAGGCCGTCCCAGGCGAGCGCCCCCTCGACGCGCACATGCACGTCGACGCGACCGGCATACTGCGCCCCCACGCCTACGCGCCCACGGGATTGTCAGTCGGAAGTTCCATCATGGAGGCCGTGCAGGCGTTGAGGGAGGCACGATGA